One window of the Candidatus Jettenia sp. genome contains the following:
- a CDS encoding sigma-54 dependent transcriptional regulator, protein MEDGKILVVEDQDAMRESLIIAFRDEGYQVEGASSGEEAIQKLCGHTVYDLVITDLKMKKVDGLEVLKTVKTANPSTEVVLITAYGTISTAVQAIRDGAYDYVTKPFRHQEILRVAKKAIEKKSLKDRVRYLEGEIREKYKFEGIVGNSPAMLEVLKITSHICRTESTVLVTGESGTGKELIARAIHYNSSRKEGPFVVINCGALPENLQESELFGHVKGAFTGAIRDKIGLFQQAQKGTILLDEVGETSPSTQVKLLRFLQDGEIRLVGGNKSMYVDARIIAATNENLEQAVESGRFRKDLFYRINVIRIHLPPLRERREDIPLLVEYFLEKILEKQKKGKRELSKEAMYALANYDWPGNIRELQNMLERAVALSKDETIHIHELLLPQKEFDSIAINPLENEKRKSFIVTTLAEQEKNAIIEALNKYSGNQTKVAQILGISTTTLWRKIKKYRIKSQHEISDTIEK, encoded by the coding sequence ATGGAAGATGGTAAAATCCTTGTAGTTGAAGATCAGGATGCCATGAGAGAATCCCTTATAATAGCGTTTAGAGACGAGGGGTATCAGGTTGAAGGCGCTTCGAGCGGAGAAGAGGCTATTCAAAAATTATGTGGCCATACTGTATACGACCTTGTTATCACCGACCTGAAGATGAAAAAAGTAGATGGCCTGGAAGTGCTCAAGACGGTGAAGACTGCAAATCCTTCCACAGAAGTAGTGCTTATTACTGCCTATGGCACCATTAGTACTGCGGTGCAGGCGATTCGGGATGGTGCATACGATTATGTGACGAAACCTTTTCGTCATCAGGAGATCCTCAGGGTTGCAAAAAAGGCAATTGAGAAAAAAAGCCTGAAGGACAGGGTGAGGTACCTTGAAGGGGAAATCCGGGAGAAATATAAATTTGAGGGTATTGTAGGTAATTCCCCTGCAATGCTGGAGGTGTTAAAAATAACCTCACATATATGCCGTACCGAGAGTACGGTTCTGGTGACCGGCGAGAGCGGGACGGGAAAAGAGTTGATTGCAAGGGCAATTCATTACAATAGTTCACGAAAGGAAGGTCCATTTGTGGTGATAAATTGTGGTGCATTACCTGAGAACCTGCAGGAAAGTGAGTTATTTGGACACGTGAAGGGTGCTTTTACCGGGGCTATTCGGGATAAAATAGGATTGTTTCAGCAAGCCCAAAAAGGGACGATTCTGCTGGATGAGGTTGGCGAGACTTCCCCTTCTACCCAGGTTAAGCTCTTGCGGTTCCTTCAGGATGGGGAGATTCGTCTTGTTGGCGGAAATAAATCGATGTATGTGGATGCCCGGATCATTGCGGCTACAAATGAGAATTTGGAGCAAGCTGTCGAATCGGGAAGGTTTAGAAAAGATCTGTTTTATAGAATTAATGTGATACGTATTCATCTTCCACCTCTGAGGGAACGAAGGGAAGATATTCCTCTTCTGGTGGAGTATTTTTTAGAAAAAATTTTAGAAAAACAGAAAAAGGGAAAAAGGGAGTTATCGAAAGAGGCGATGTATGCATTAGCGAATTATGATTGGCCTGGTAATATCAGGGAACTTCAGAATATGCTGGAAAGGGCAGTTGCATTATCGAAAGATGAAACAATACATATCCATGAGCTTTTACTACCACAAAAAGAATTCGATAGTATTGCCATAAACCCTCTGGAGAATGAAAAGAGAAAGTCATTCATTGTAACAACCCTTGCAGAGCAAGAAAAAAATGCTATTATTGAAGCCCTGAATAAATATAGCGGTAATCAAACAAAAGTTGCTCAGATACTTGGGATATCCACAACGACGCTCTGGAGGAAGATTAAAAAGTACCGGATTAAATCACAACACGAGATATCTGATACTATTGAAAAATAA
- a CDS encoding formate/nitrite transporter family protein, with product MLYTGNVDAIAAVSLKKATAMKHSLTGFLTLSVIAGFYIGFGVILAFIAAAPVAAINPGIGKIVAGATFGIALSLVIFAGAELFTGYNLLILKGTLRGTVTLSDSMLGWFWTYLGNLGGSLLFALMIIVAGVFAPDPWKAFILKAATYKCNAPWWELFFRGLFCNWLVCLAIWSTFRCTSDSGKLIMIWWCLFAFVTTGMEHSVANMTILAIANLLPHGPEISWGKMFGWNLVAVTLGNIVGGSFFVTFLYWFATAMDERGAKRLEFLKASTGTSESLKAPKMEEEIKDVRVKMKQ from the coding sequence ATGTTATATACTGGAAACGTAGATGCAATTGCAGCGGTATCTCTCAAGAAAGCCACTGCAATGAAACACAGCTTAACAGGTTTCTTGACTCTCTCTGTGATAGCTGGTTTTTACATTGGATTTGGTGTTATTCTTGCATTTATTGCTGCCGCACCTGTTGCAGCAATAAATCCCGGCATTGGTAAGATAGTTGCCGGTGCAACTTTTGGTATTGCGTTGTCGTTAGTAATTTTTGCTGGAGCCGAGTTGTTTACAGGATATAACCTCTTGATACTTAAAGGAACACTGAGGGGTACCGTAACTCTTTCAGATTCTATGCTGGGCTGGTTTTGGACGTACTTAGGAAATCTGGGTGGCTCGTTGCTTTTTGCACTTATGATTATTGTTGCTGGCGTCTTTGCTCCTGATCCCTGGAAAGCATTTATATTAAAGGCTGCTACCTATAAGTGCAATGCGCCATGGTGGGAATTATTCTTCAGGGGTCTCTTCTGTAACTGGCTCGTTTGTTTGGCTATATGGTCAACGTTTAGATGCACCAGCGATTCTGGTAAATTGATTATGATATGGTGGTGCTTGTTTGCATTTGTTACGACAGGTATGGAACACAGTGTAGCAAACATGACGATATTGGCAATCGCAAATCTCTTGCCTCACGGGCCTGAGATCTCATGGGGTAAGATGTTTGGGTGGAATCTTGTTGCTGTTACCTTAGGTAATATTGTGGGTGGTTCCTTCTTTGTTACATTTCTGTATTGGTTTGCTACTGCTATGGATGAAAGAGGCGCTAAGAGGTTAGAGTTCTTAAAGGCTTCTACTGGGACTTCTGAATCTCTAAAAGCACCAAAAATGGAAGAGGAGATTAAAGACGTTAGGGTAAAGATGAAGCAGTAA
- a CDS encoding HPP family protein, whose product MFKRKRTTEVKKVIDVKFEVKQHSEEDKKNYFVRIMDFLKEPLKRERENMPMLDGINRISTYIKKLPRAPQPDLTSREVLLSLWGALLGIGITALLAFTWKCPMLLGSFGSTAPLIYCAYKSPLAQPRNVVLGHFLGASIGVVVNDFFGVTWWSIALTVALAIILMFTTYSIHPPAGATAYVAVQTGGLGVGYWFILNPTMLGIFIMLTVAVIFNKMSKRDYPTHWY is encoded by the coding sequence ATGTTCAAAAGGAAAAGAACTACTGAAGTTAAAAAAGTTATAGATGTAAAATTCGAGGTAAAACAGCATTCTGAAGAAGATAAAAAAAATTATTTTGTGCGTATAATGGACTTTTTAAAAGAACCTTTAAAAAGGGAGAGAGAAAATATGCCGATGCTAGATGGAATAAATAGAATAAGTACCTATATAAAAAAATTACCCAGGGCGCCACAACCTGATCTCACTTCAAGAGAGGTGTTGCTTTCTCTCTGGGGGGCGCTTTTGGGGATAGGGATAACGGCGTTGCTGGCATTTACCTGGAAGTGTCCGATGCTATTAGGGTCTTTTGGATCTACCGCGCCATTGATTTATTGTGCGTACAAATCGCCTCTGGCGCAACCAAGGAATGTCGTGCTGGGGCATTTCCTCGGCGCAAGTATCGGTGTGGTTGTCAACGACTTCTTTGGCGTGACGTGGTGGTCGATTGCGCTTACCGTCGCCCTTGCTATTATTCTTATGTTTACGACGTATTCGATACATCCCCCGGCAGGCGCAACGGCATATGTAGCTGTTCAAACGGGGGGATTGGGCGTAGGATATTGGTTTATCCTGAACCCCACTATGTTGGGAATATTTATCATGCTGACAGTAGCAGTGATCTTTAATAAGATGAGCAAGAGAGATTATCCGACACATTGGTATTAA
- a CDS encoding C-GCAxxG-C-C family protein, with translation MKVRCIVKSIHNKMKSKEAVSYYRGKENFNCAQAILKAYQEDFNITDQQIIEYKKFGGGKAEGGVCGALFAAKKLIHNEDISNHVEQHFSKAAGAITCREILSLKQLSCHKCVENIAESLDEYLKGKK, from the coding sequence ATGAAGGTACGCTGCATCGTAAAATCTATACATAATAAAATGAAAAGCAAAGAAGCTGTTAGTTACTATCGAGGCAAAGAAAATTTTAATTGTGCCCAGGCAATCCTGAAGGCCTACCAGGAAGACTTTAACATCACCGATCAGCAGATTATTGAATATAAAAAATTCGGTGGAGGAAAGGCTGAAGGAGGGGTATGCGGGGCTCTTTTTGCCGCTAAAAAACTGATTCATAATGAAGATATATCAAATCATGTCGAACAGCATTTTTCAAAAGCTGCTGGCGCAATTACCTGCCGTGAAATCCTTAGTTTAAAACAATTATCCTGCCATAAGTGTGTAGAGAATATAGCAGAATCTCTCGATGAATACCTCAAAGGGAAAAAATAG
- a CDS encoding PAS domain S-box protein: MYISIKTRLILLLIVFTLLPFVLLRIIAYPRIQADLQEVLIRDLDGMGHKQAELVTNWMHERMMNARAIANNPLMAKSVKITKEDKDYPDIIQYLEVIKNEYGYKGILISNDQGIVKIATIEEGLGNDISQMDYFKEAVQGKTYVSSVVPSEIPLMNEDGEKELGLPNMLVSSPLKDREGNVIGVVALRIDALKLSELVLSLNLGKTEETYLINKDGYMITESRFAKHLKEMGLVKKRCALELKLINQETGKLTEGAQQCISGNNGFDAQGYKDYGGVTVLGVWRWLPEFHWGVITEIDRDEGYGPAYNLNYIVSSVLLILAFPFVMVAYLVGKKLSVPILKLTEVTRKMASGDLAQRVDIQREDELGELASSFNVMAKSLDEKTKEIIISEKRYREIFNSIKEGVYQSDPGAEGVFTFINKAGAEILGYSTPEEVIGTKVKNIYVDPEDRRRLCDKLEKDGVWREFVSLCRRKSGESFYAERTSSMLRDEKGNPAAIYGVFRDISERKKAEMEVIESEKRYRLLFDSLKEGVYQSEPEVDGVFTWINQAGAEILGYKSPEEVIGLKVKDVYVNPDDRKKVVEKLSKEGVWKGFASFCKRKNGERFHMERTSSVVMDEKGNPIRIDGIFRDITERKKLEQELQESERHHRQLLNSLKEGIYQCEPTEDGVFTWINQAGAEILGYSSPEEVIGTRVKDVYVNPEDRKELVEKLEKEGVWRDFTSYCKRKNGERFISERTCNLVRDENGKPIRIEGVFRDITER; encoded by the coding sequence ATGTATATATCGATTAAAACCCGTCTTATTCTTTTGCTCATTGTGTTTACGTTACTCCCATTTGTTTTGCTAAGAATTATTGCCTACCCACGGATACAGGCAGATCTTCAGGAGGTGCTGATACGTGACCTTGATGGTATGGGACATAAACAGGCAGAATTAGTGACCAATTGGATGCATGAGAGAATGATGAATGCCCGTGCGATAGCAAATAATCCTTTGATGGCTAAAAGTGTAAAGATTACGAAAGAGGATAAGGATTATCCTGATATTATTCAATACCTTGAAGTGATAAAAAATGAATATGGGTATAAGGGTATATTGATAAGCAACGATCAGGGCATAGTAAAAATCGCCACAATAGAAGAAGGGTTGGGAAATGATATCTCACAGATGGATTATTTCAAAGAGGCGGTACAAGGAAAGACCTATGTATCGAGTGTAGTGCCATCTGAAATTCCCCTTATGAATGAGGATGGAGAAAAAGAACTCGGCCTGCCTAACATGCTTGTCTCATCACCACTGAAAGACAGGGAGGGAAATGTCATTGGCGTTGTTGCGCTAAGAATTGATGCATTGAAACTGAGCGAATTGGTGTTAAGCCTCAATTTGGGAAAGACGGAAGAGACCTACCTTATTAATAAAGACGGATACATGATTACCGAATCAAGATTTGCAAAGCACCTCAAAGAAATGGGGCTGGTAAAAAAGCGATGCGCCCTGGAATTGAAACTGATTAACCAGGAAACAGGGAAATTAACCGAAGGTGCACAACAGTGTATCTCAGGCAATAACGGCTTTGATGCACAGGGCTATAAGGATTACGGTGGGGTAACCGTACTGGGGGTATGGCGCTGGTTACCGGAGTTTCATTGGGGCGTTATCACGGAAATCGATAGAGATGAAGGGTACGGGCCGGCCTATAATCTGAATTACATCGTAAGCTCTGTGCTCTTAATCCTTGCATTTCCTTTTGTTATGGTAGCATACCTTGTGGGGAAAAAACTTTCAGTGCCGATTCTTAAATTAACCGAAGTGACCAGGAAGATGGCATCAGGAGATTTAGCGCAACGGGTAGACATCCAGAGAGAAGATGAGCTGGGTGAATTGGCAAGCTCATTTAATGTTATGGCAAAGTCCCTCGATGAGAAGACAAAAGAGATCATCATTTCCGAGAAGAGATACCGGGAGATCTTCAATTCGATTAAAGAAGGGGTGTATCAGTCAGATCCGGGAGCAGAAGGAGTCTTTACGTTTATCAACAAGGCAGGGGCAGAGATTCTGGGATACAGCACTCCGGAAGAGGTAATCGGAACGAAGGTAAAGAATATCTATGTCGATCCGGAAGACCGAAGGCGCCTCTGCGATAAACTGGAGAAGGATGGGGTCTGGAGAGAGTTTGTATCGCTGTGTAGGAGGAAAAGCGGCGAGAGTTTCTATGCAGAGCGTACGAGCAGTATGCTGAGGGATGAGAAAGGCAATCCGGCAGCTATTTATGGGGTATTCCGGGATATTTCCGAGAGGAAGAAGGCAGAGATGGAGGTCATAGAGTCAGAGAAGAGATACCGGTTATTATTTGATTCACTGAAGGAAGGGGTATATCAATCCGAGCCGGAGGTGGATGGGGTATTTACCTGGATTAATCAGGCAGGGGCAGAGATCCTTGGCTATAAGTCTCCGGAAGAAGTGATTGGACTTAAGGTAAAGGATGTTTATGTAAATCCGGATGACCGGAAAAAGGTGGTAGAAAAGCTCTCGAAGGAAGGGGTTTGGAAGGGATTTGCCTCGTTTTGCAAGAGGAAAAATGGTGAACGGTTCCATATGGAGAGGACATCGAGTGTCGTGATGGATGAGAAGGGAAATCCAATCCGGATAGACGGGATATTCAGGGATATAACAGAACGGAAGAAGCTGGAGCAGGAGTTACAGGAGTCGGAGAGGCATCATCGTCAGCTGCTGAATTCCTTAAAGGAAGGGATCTATCAGTGTGAACCTACAGAAGACGGGGTATTTACCTGGATCAATCAGGCAGGAGCAGAGATCTTGGGCTATAGTTCACCTGAAGAGGTTATCGGGACACGGGTGAAGGATGTATATGTGAATCCTGAGGACCGAAAGGAATTGGTCGAGAAGTTAGAAAAGGAAGGTGTATGGAGAGACTTTACCTCATATTGTAAGAGAAAAAATGGTGAACGGTTTATTTCTGAAAGGACTTGTAATCTGGTGCGTGATGAGAACGGTAAGCCGATAAGGATTGAAGGTGTATTTAGGGATATAACGGAAAGATAA
- a CDS encoding SBBP repeat-containing protein: MFVTKEGEIIYSLPHSGNKEDNDSKGPEGLPPNDLYRARHIRHYAHCRLPYYQSTVHPASPVLAFIDTMLRNTSCEKGLILKEELVNGKVAEIKGEDEAETQVSYFKGNDPSKWRSGIATYGEVNLGEVYEGIELRLKAYGDNVEKLFCVKPGADPRQIQVRLSGVKLPNPPNPPLEKGGFAIPSLQKEGFAVSSLPKGDRGNFPPFLKGDQGGLYINDHGELEVETELGKVTFTKPVAFQEIEGKRVDVAVEYSVQKTEARSQHTGEKTSHLVYGFTVASYDTSKDLIIDPLLASTFLGGSHSDYGQSITTDTKGNIYVTGYTYDTTTDLPTKAGAYDTSHNGSLDVFVSKFNSGLTSLLASTFLGGSGSDQGYSLATDTEGNVYVTGHTYDTETYLPTTAGAYDTSHNGGADVFVSKFNSSLTLSRHPPSWVALIVIMVIPLLQIRRETSM; encoded by the coding sequence GTGTTTGTAACAAAGGAAGGCGAGATTATCTATTCATTGCCTCACTCCGGGAATAAAGAAGATAATGATAGTAAGGGACCAGAGGGATTACCACCAAACGACCTGTATCGTGCAAGGCACATCAGGCACTATGCACACTGCCGGTTACCTTACTATCAGAGTACCGTGCATCCCGCATCACCTGTGCTGGCTTTTATCGATACCATGCTCCGGAATACGTCATGTGAAAAAGGACTGATATTAAAAGAAGAGCTGGTTAACGGGAAGGTTGCAGAGATAAAGGGAGAGGATGAGGCAGAGACACAGGTGAGTTATTTTAAGGGCAATGATCCATCGAAGTGGAGGAGTGGCATTGCAACCTATGGAGAGGTAAACCTCGGAGAGGTATACGAGGGGATTGAGCTAAGGCTGAAGGCATATGGGGATAATGTGGAGAAGCTCTTTTGTGTGAAACCAGGGGCTGACCCGAGGCAGATTCAGGTAAGGTTGAGTGGGGTGAAACTTCCTAATCCCCCCAACCCTCCTTTGGAAAAGGGGGGCTTTGCTATTCCCTCTTTACAAAAGGAGGGGTTCGCTGTTTCTTCTTTACCAAAGGGGGATAGAGGGAATTTTCCCCCTTTTCTAAAGGGGGATCAAGGGGGATTATACATTAACGACCACGGAGAGCTTGAGGTAGAGACAGAGTTAGGGAAGGTGACATTTACCAAACCGGTAGCCTTTCAGGAGATTGAGGGGAAGAGGGTTGATGTGGCAGTGGAATATAGCGTTCAGAAGACAGAAGCCAGGAGTCAGCATACAGGAGAAAAAACCTCTCACCTTGTTTATGGCTTTACGGTAGCATCATACGATACATCAAAGGACCTCATTATCGACCCCCTCCTGGCATCCACATTTCTCGGCGGCTCTCATAGTGATTATGGTCAATCAATTACTACAGACACAAAGGGAAACATCTATGTAACGGGTTATACCTATGATACAACAACCGACCTCCCTACTAAGGCAGGCGCTTATGATACCTCTCACAATGGCTCGCTTGATGTCTTTGTATCAAAGTTCAATAGTGGTCTGACCAGTCTCCTGGCGTCCACCTTCTTGGGTGGCTCTGGTAGTGATCAGGGTTATTCCCTTGCCACAGATACGGAGGGAAACGTCTATGTGACGGGTCATACCTATGATACAGAGACATACCTCCCTACCACGGCAGGCGCCTATGATACCTCTCACAATGGCGGGGCTGATGTCTTTGTATCAAAGTTCAATAGTAGCCTGACGCTCTCCAGGCATCCACCTTCCTGGGTGGCTCTTATAGTGATTATGGTAATTCCCTTGCTACAGATACGGAGGGAAACGTCTATGTGA
- a CDS encoding response regulator → MPRVLIIEEQEKIRRLLVSMFKQEGFETCHGIVWEKVKELPKKNIYDLIIIDLYVKPIDGYEIMKSIKFFHPAAEVIAIIPQNGYDTGQMISCGIYDYVLKPFRQKDILDKGKKALEKKQLIDKVRSLEQIMDMDT, encoded by the coding sequence ATGCCAAGGGTTCTTATTATAGAAGAGCAGGAGAAGATCCGAAGATTATTAGTGAGTATGTTTAAGCAAGAGGGGTTTGAGACATGCCATGGGATCGTATGGGAAAAAGTGAAAGAACTACCGAAGAAAAATATTTACGATCTTATCATCATCGATTTGTATGTTAAGCCGATTGATGGTTATGAGATAATGAAATCGATAAAGTTCTTCCATCCTGCAGCAGAGGTTATAGCGATAATCCCTCAAAATGGATATGATACCGGCCAGATGATTAGCTGTGGTATCTATGACTATGTTTTGAAACCTTTTCGACAAAAAGACATACTCGATAAAGGAAAGAAGGCTTTAGAGAAGAAACAGTTGATCGACAAAGTACGTAGTTTAGAGCAAATTATGGATATGGATACATAG